The Fulvivirga ligni genome window below encodes:
- a CDS encoding DUF1987 domain-containing protein, whose product MNALYLEPSEDSPKVYLDYSSGKLSIEGRSFMEDTTPFHQAIVGWLRTYFQSPQPLTVMELELEYLNTSSTKMLLDILFELNKFYIFGNKITIRWKYDPDDEDMEDLGREMADMVDIPFEHVVFS is encoded by the coding sequence ATGAATGCTTTATACCTTGAACCCTCAGAGGACAGTCCGAAGGTTTATTTGGACTACTCGTCAGGAAAGTTATCTATAGAAGGCCGATCATTCATGGAAGACACCACTCCATTTCATCAAGCGATCGTGGGCTGGCTCAGAACCTATTTCCAAAGCCCTCAGCCGCTTACGGTGATGGAATTGGAATTAGAATATCTGAATACTTCCTCTACCAAAATGCTTTTAGATATATTATTTGAGCTTAATAAGTTCTATATCTTCGGCAACAAGATCACCATCCGATGGAAATATGATCCGGACGATGAAGATATGGAAGATCTTGGTAGAGAGATGGCCGATATGGTGGACATTCCTTTTGAGCATGTAGTTTTTTCATAA
- a CDS encoding DsrE family protein translates to MSQHSQTHRVVMQVNRGSSADQKIAIDQIRNVLKALPECKIEVVCHGQAVQLVLKKASEMADEIAGLAKDQFVEFLICQNTLTQNDHHQDEILPEVKVVPSALAHIIVRQGEGWAYIKGGR, encoded by the coding sequence ATGAGTCAACATTCCCAAACTCACCGCGTGGTGATGCAGGTAAATAGAGGAAGTTCTGCAGATCAGAAAATTGCTATTGATCAAATTCGTAATGTGTTGAAGGCTCTTCCTGAATGTAAAATCGAGGTGGTTTGTCATGGGCAAGCTGTGCAATTAGTGTTAAAGAAGGCCTCTGAAATGGCGGATGAAATAGCTGGGCTAGCCAAGGATCAATTTGTAGAATTCCTGATTTGTCAAAACACTTTAACTCAAAATGACCATCATCAAGATGAAATATTGCCTGAAGTGAAGGTGGTGCCTTCCGCTTTGGCTCATATTATTGTGAGGCAAGGTGAAGGGTGGGCTTATATAAAAGGCGGTAGATAA
- a CDS encoding DUF4286 family protein, producing the protein MVLYNVTIGIDLDVEKEWLNWMKQSYIPSVMNTGLFDDYKIYKVLGQDEGQSVSYSFQYFAKSVDKVVQYLDNHAPALVQQLHNKYKDKHVAFRTLLEEV; encoded by the coding sequence ATGGTTCTTTACAACGTAACTATAGGAATAGATCTTGATGTGGAAAAGGAGTGGCTAAACTGGATGAAACAGTCCTATATACCATCTGTAATGAATACTGGTTTATTTGATGATTATAAAATTTACAAGGTTTTAGGCCAGGATGAAGGACAAAGTGTTTCTTACTCTTTTCAGTACTTCGCCAAAAGTGTGGACAAAGTTGTACAATATTTGGATAACCATGCCCCAGCTCTAGTTCAACAATTACATAATAAGTACAAAGATAAACACGTGGCTTTCAGAACATTATTGGAAGAAGTGTAA
- the era gene encoding GTPase Era: MAENSHKAGFVSIIGKPNVGKSTLMNQMVGERLSIITSKAQTTRHRIMGIISGENFQIVYSDTPGIIRPEYELHNSMMKFVHSSLEDADVVLFVTDIYEKFDEHIKEQLERIKKPILFILNKVDQAKGTQVEDKLTYWKELVKADAYLAVSALEGLNIDGIFNTIIDLMPEHPAYFPKDELTDKPEKFFVEEIVREKIFLNYKKEVPYSTEVVVTEFKEDEDIIRIRAEIYVERKSQKGIIIGKGGEALKKVGIAARGELEKFFAKQIHLETFVKVAENWRKQERSLKRFGYRS; the protein is encoded by the coding sequence ATGGCAGAAAATTCTCATAAAGCTGGATTTGTAAGTATTATAGGTAAACCTAATGTAGGTAAGTCTACCCTCATGAATCAGATGGTGGGTGAAAGACTTTCCATCATTACCTCTAAGGCACAGACTACACGTCATAGAATTATGGGAATTATCAGTGGTGAAAATTTTCAGATCGTATACTCTGACACTCCAGGAATAATCAGGCCTGAATACGAACTTCATAACTCTATGATGAAGTTTGTTCATTCCAGCCTGGAAGATGCTGATGTAGTATTGTTTGTAACCGACATCTACGAAAAGTTTGATGAGCACATTAAAGAACAACTGGAGAGAATTAAAAAGCCTATTCTATTTATATTGAATAAAGTAGACCAAGCAAAGGGCACGCAGGTAGAAGATAAGCTCACCTATTGGAAAGAACTTGTAAAAGCTGATGCGTACCTGGCTGTTTCTGCACTTGAGGGTCTTAATATAGATGGCATCTTTAATACCATTATAGACTTGATGCCGGAGCACCCCGCTTATTTTCCTAAAGATGAGCTTACTGATAAGCCAGAAAAGTTCTTCGTAGAGGAAATAGTAAGGGAAAAAATCTTTCTTAACTACAAGAAAGAGGTGCCTTACAGCACAGAAGTGGTGGTAACTGAATTCAAGGAAGACGAAGATATCATCAGAATTAGAGCAGAAATATACGTAGAAAGAAAAAGCCAGAAGGGCATTATAATAGGCAAAGGTGGTGAAGCACTGAAAAAAGTAGGCATAGCGGCCCGTGGTGAGTTAGAGAAGTTTTTCGCTAAACAAATTCACCTTGAAACCTTTGTTAAGGTAGCTGAAAATTGGAGAAAGCAGGAAAGAAGCTTAAAAAGATTCGGTTATCGTTCATAA
- the rho gene encoding transcription termination factor Rho has product MYTIEELNVRLLSELKEIAEELGLKNYKRLSKQELIYKILDQQAVTPESDLPKKKTSDSKDTKKAETPKEDKSQKPRKRENVKNKKDKKESDLSADELLESFNIEIEDKITSFDESSKSSTAEKVTDNKDRQKRPRKPSSDKPQAEGNKREAREPREAREPREAREQDDNKSAKSEGNSNNNHSNNGNKSHNKKKENNVRDFDGVIENEGVLEIMQDGYGFLRSSDYNYLASPDDIYVSPSQIKLFGLKTGDTVKGQIRPPKEGEKYFALLRVENVNGKTTEEIRDRVPFEYLTPLFPEEKIRLSSKADNYSARILDLFSPIGKGQRGMIVAQPKTGKTVLLKNIANAIAENHPECYLIILLIDERPEEVTDMARSVKAEVVSSTFDEQAERHVKVSSMVLEKAKRMVECGHDVVILLDSITRLARAYNTTVPSSGKILSGGVDANALHKPKRFFGAARNVENGGSLTIIATALIETGSKMDEVIFEEFKGTGNMELQLDRKLSNKRVYPAIDVPASGTRREDLLLSEEELQRVWILRKFMADMNSNEAMEFLLSKMKGTRNNEEFLISMNG; this is encoded by the coding sequence ATGTACACCATTGAAGAATTGAACGTAAGGCTTCTCTCAGAGCTAAAGGAGATAGCGGAAGAATTAGGCCTGAAAAATTACAAAAGGCTATCCAAGCAAGAGCTGATCTACAAAATACTTGACCAGCAAGCCGTAACTCCAGAAAGCGACCTCCCTAAGAAAAAGACTTCCGACAGCAAAGACACCAAGAAAGCTGAAACTCCTAAGGAAGACAAATCACAAAAGCCAAGAAAAAGAGAAAACGTTAAGAACAAGAAAGACAAAAAAGAGTCTGACCTTTCTGCTGATGAGCTTTTAGAATCTTTCAATATAGAAATAGAAGACAAAATCACATCTTTTGATGAGTCATCTAAGAGCAGCACTGCTGAAAAGGTAACTGACAACAAAGACAGACAAAAAAGACCTAGAAAACCATCATCTGACAAACCTCAGGCAGAAGGAAATAAGAGAGAGGCTAGAGAGCCAAGAGAAGCCAGAGAACCAAGAGAGGCTAGAGAGCAAGATGATAACAAGAGTGCAAAAAGTGAGGGCAACTCTAACAACAACCACTCTAACAATGGCAACAAGAGCCACAATAAGAAAAAAGAAAATAACGTAAGAGATTTCGACGGTGTAATCGAAAACGAAGGTGTTCTTGAAATCATGCAAGACGGATACGGGTTCTTACGTTCTTCTGACTATAACTACCTAGCAAGTCCTGATGATATTTACGTATCTCCATCTCAAATCAAATTATTTGGTTTAAAAACTGGTGACACTGTAAAAGGACAGATCAGACCTCCGAAAGAAGGTGAAAAATATTTCGCCCTTTTAAGAGTAGAAAATGTAAACGGAAAAACTACTGAGGAAATAAGAGATAGAGTTCCTTTTGAATATCTAACTCCTTTATTCCCAGAAGAAAAAATAAGACTAAGCTCTAAAGCAGATAACTATTCTGCAAGAATACTAGACTTGTTCTCTCCTATTGGAAAAGGCCAAAGAGGTATGATAGTAGCTCAGCCTAAAACAGGTAAAACTGTATTACTTAAAAACATTGCTAACGCAATAGCAGAAAACCACCCTGAGTGCTACCTGATCATATTATTGATTGATGAGCGCCCTGAAGAGGTTACTGATATGGCTAGAAGCGTAAAAGCTGAAGTAGTATCTTCTACTTTTGACGAGCAAGCTGAAAGACATGTGAAAGTATCTAGCATGGTGCTTGAGAAAGCTAAGCGTATGGTAGAATGTGGTCATGACGTAGTTATACTTCTTGACTCTATCACCAGACTTGCAAGAGCATATAATACAACAGTACCTTCATCTGGTAAAATCTTATCTGGTGGTGTGGATGCTAACGCTCTTCATAAGCCTAAGAGATTCTTCGGAGCAGCAAGAAATGTAGAAAATGGTGGTTCATTAACTATCATCGCTACAGCTCTTATTGAAACAGGATCTAAAATGGACGAAGTTATCTTTGAAGAATTCAAAGGTACTGGTAACATGGAGCTTCAACTTGACAGAAAACTTTCTAACAAAAGAGTTTACCCTGCTATTGATGTACCTGCATCTGGTACACGTAGAGAAGATTTACTTCTTAGCGAGGAGGAACTTCAGAGAGTATGGATCCTTCGCAAGTTTATGGCTGACATGAACTCTAACGAGGCCATGGAATTCCTACTTTCAAAAATGAAAGGAACAAGAAACAACGAAGAGTTTCTTATCTCGATGAACGGATAA
- the serS gene encoding serine--tRNA ligase: MLQLAYIRENKDQVVAGLTKRRFANAEDVINQVIELDDLRKSTQQKHDQVLSESNALSKEIGALMKAGKKDEAEQVKQKTADLKVEGKTLAENLAQYEKDLKAVLYTVPNVPNEHVPEGNGENDNITIEEHGTIPTLAEGSLPHWELIKQYDIIDFELGNKITGAGFPVYKGKGARLQRALVNYFLDQAVKAGYQEIQPPILINEDSGYGTGQLPDKDGQMYFVREENFYMIPTAEVPITNMYRDVIVSADELPIKNVGFTPCFRREAGSWGAHVRGLNRLHQFDKVEIVEIHHPDNSYAALERMCGHVKSLLESLNLPYRVLNLCGGDLGFTSAQTFDMEVYSAAQEKWLEVSSVSNFETYQANRLRLRSKGEDNKTFLLHTLNGSALALPRILAAILENNQTPEGIKIPEVLIPYTGFDIIN; the protein is encoded by the coding sequence ATGTTACAATTAGCCTATATTCGGGAAAACAAAGACCAGGTAGTGGCCGGTCTTACCAAGAGAAGATTTGCAAACGCTGAAGATGTGATCAATCAGGTGATAGAGCTTGATGATCTACGTAAATCCACCCAGCAAAAACATGATCAGGTACTTTCTGAGTCTAATGCACTTTCCAAAGAAATAGGCGCTTTAATGAAGGCGGGTAAGAAAGATGAGGCTGAGCAGGTAAAGCAAAAAACGGCCGATCTTAAAGTTGAGGGTAAAACTCTGGCTGAAAACCTGGCTCAATACGAAAAGGATTTAAAGGCTGTATTATATACTGTGCCTAACGTGCCTAATGAGCATGTGCCAGAAGGAAATGGTGAGAATGATAATATCACTATAGAAGAGCATGGTACTATACCTACACTGGCAGAAGGATCATTGCCGCATTGGGAGCTTATTAAACAATATGATATTATTGACTTTGAGCTTGGAAACAAAATTACTGGTGCAGGTTTTCCAGTATATAAAGGTAAAGGAGCAAGATTACAACGTGCTTTAGTGAACTACTTCCTGGATCAGGCGGTAAAGGCTGGTTATCAGGAAATTCAACCGCCAATTTTGATCAACGAAGACAGTGGTTACGGTACAGGTCAGCTGCCGGATAAGGATGGTCAGATGTATTTTGTAAGAGAGGAAAACTTTTACATGATACCTACCGCTGAGGTGCCTATTACTAATATGTACAGAGACGTAATAGTTTCTGCCGATGAATTGCCTATAAAAAATGTAGGGTTTACGCCATGCTTCAGAAGAGAGGCAGGGTCATGGGGGGCTCATGTAAGAGGGCTTAACAGATTACATCAGTTCGATAAGGTGGAAATAGTAGAGATTCACCATCCGGATAATTCTTATGCGGCTTTGGAGAGAATGTGTGGTCACGTAAAAAGTCTGTTAGAAAGTCTTAATCTACCTTATAGAGTGCTTAACCTTTGTGGAGGAGATCTTGGATTTACTTCTGCTCAAACTTTTGATATGGAAGTGTATTCTGCAGCACAAGAGAAATGGTTAGAGGTGAGTTCTGTAAGTAACTTTGAAACTTACCAGGCTAACCGCTTGAGATTAAGATCTAAAGGCGAGGATAATAAGACATTCCTATTACATACTTTAAATGGAAGTGCATTGGCATTGCCTAGAATTTTGGCTGCCATATTAGAAAATAATCAAACACCTGAAGGCATTAAAATTCCTGAAGTTTTAATCCCTTACACAGGTTTCGATATTATAAATTAA
- a CDS encoding GNAT family N-acetyltransferase, with protein sequence MIREGKKEDLPRVLELIKELAVYEKAGDEVSNTVELMEKDGFGDHPAYGLFVAEEEEGIVGIAIYYYRYSTWKGRRIYLEDIVVTDSHRGKGIGKQLFDSVIQKGKAEKCSGMVWQVLDWNEPAINFYKKYYGASLDAEWINCSISFD encoded by the coding sequence ATGATTAGAGAAGGTAAAAAAGAAGACTTGCCCAGAGTGCTGGAGTTGATTAAAGAGCTGGCGGTATATGAAAAAGCTGGTGATGAAGTTTCAAATACTGTAGAGCTTATGGAAAAGGATGGTTTTGGTGATCATCCTGCCTATGGCTTATTCGTGGCGGAAGAGGAAGAAGGTATAGTGGGTATAGCTATTTATTATTATAGATATTCTACCTGGAAAGGAAGAAGGATTTACCTCGAAGACATAGTAGTAACTGACAGCCATAGAGGAAAGGGCATAGGCAAGCAGCTTTTTGATAGTGTAATTCAAAAAGGTAAAGCTGAGAAATGTAGTGGAATGGTATGGCAGGTTCTAGATTGGAACGAACCTGCTATAAATTTTTACAAAAAATACTACGGAGCCTCTCTGGATGCAGAGTGGATCAATTGCAGTATTAGTTTTGATTAA
- a CDS encoding prolyl oligopeptidase family serine peptidase produces the protein MEKEVKDKSLAYPETATVDTVDNYFGVEVKDPYRWLEDDQSEATKQWVKKENEVTFGYLNKIPFRDNIKSRLEELFDYERVSSPAKHGDYYYFYKNDGLQNQSVLYRKKGEDGEPEVFLDPNKFTEDGTISLAGTSFTKDGSLLGYLISEGGSDWRKAIIINTETKEQVADTLVDIKFSGISWKGTEGFYYSSYDKPKEGSALSGKTQHHKLFYHKLGTPQAEDKLIFGGEETPHRYIGAYLTEDERFLVISAAERTSGNELYIKDLSKEGSDIVAIKEGYESEQGVLYNVGDRLIISTNLNAPNGKLVEVSAANPDVDNWKDLIPETENVLSAGTAGGKIFANYMVDAKTEIKQYDLDGNLESEIKLPGIGSAYGFNGEAEDKEIYYTFTSFTYPSTIFKYDIASGNSTLYDQPKVDFNPEDYETKQVFVTSKDGTKVPMFIVYKKGLELNGKNPTYLYAYGGFNVSLTPSFSTSRILWLENGGVYAQPNLRGGGEYGQDWHIAGTKMKKQNVFDDFIAAGEYLIENKYTSHDYLAIAGGSNGGLLVGATMTQRPDLAKVAFPAVGVMDMLRYHKFTAGAGWAFDYGTSEDSKEMFEYIYGYSPVHNVKDSVQYPATMVTTADHDDRVVPAHSFKFAAELQKHQSGDNPVLIRIETDAGHGAGKPTSKIIEEEADKYAFAWYSMGFVPDFEKKDL, from the coding sequence ATGGAAAAGGAAGTGAAAGATAAGAGCCTTGCTTATCCCGAAACGGCTACTGTAGATACGGTAGATAATTATTTCGGTGTGGAGGTGAAAGATCCTTATAGGTGGCTAGAAGATGATCAATCTGAGGCTACCAAGCAATGGGTGAAGAAAGAAAATGAAGTAACATTCGGATACTTAAATAAGATTCCTTTTAGAGATAATATCAAAAGTAGATTAGAAGAACTGTTTGATTATGAGAGAGTTTCATCTCCTGCCAAGCATGGGGATTACTATTATTTCTACAAAAATGATGGTCTTCAAAATCAAAGTGTGCTTTATAGGAAAAAGGGAGAAGATGGTGAGCCGGAAGTTTTTTTAGATCCTAATAAGTTTACCGAAGATGGTACCATTTCTTTAGCAGGAACATCATTTACTAAAGATGGATCTCTGCTGGGCTACCTTATTTCTGAAGGTGGGTCTGATTGGAGAAAGGCTATTATCATTAACACTGAGACGAAAGAGCAGGTAGCAGATACCTTGGTAGATATCAAGTTTAGTGGTATTTCCTGGAAAGGCACTGAGGGGTTTTATTATAGCAGCTATGACAAGCCTAAAGAAGGTTCAGCCCTATCAGGAAAAACGCAGCATCATAAACTTTTTTATCATAAGCTGGGCACGCCTCAGGCAGAGGATAAGTTGATATTTGGAGGAGAAGAAACTCCTCACAGATATATAGGTGCATATCTTACCGAAGATGAGCGGTTTCTCGTGATAAGTGCAGCGGAAAGAACCAGTGGTAATGAATTATATATTAAAGATCTTAGTAAAGAAGGTAGCGATATAGTTGCTATAAAAGAAGGATATGAAAGTGAACAAGGTGTACTTTATAATGTAGGCGATAGGCTAATCATAAGCACCAATTTGAATGCTCCAAATGGCAAGCTCGTTGAAGTAAGTGCGGCCAATCCCGATGTAGATAATTGGAAGGATTTAATCCCTGAAACTGAAAATGTACTTTCGGCTGGTACTGCTGGTGGTAAAATATTTGCTAACTATATGGTAGATGCCAAGACAGAGATTAAGCAATATGATCTTGATGGCAATCTGGAGAGTGAAATAAAGCTTCCAGGCATTGGCAGCGCTTATGGCTTTAATGGAGAAGCTGAGGATAAAGAGATTTATTACACATTTACCTCTTTCACGTATCCTTCTACCATCTTTAAATATGATATAGCTTCAGGTAATTCAACCCTTTATGATCAGCCAAAGGTAGATTTCAATCCTGAAGATTATGAGACTAAGCAGGTCTTTGTTACCAGTAAAGATGGTACAAAGGTGCCTATGTTTATCGTTTATAAAAAAGGGTTGGAGCTCAACGGAAAAAATCCTACCTATTTATATGCTTACGGAGGTTTCAATGTGAGTCTTACACCATCTTTTAGCACTAGTAGAATTTTATGGTTAGAAAATGGTGGCGTTTATGCCCAGCCTAATCTACGTGGTGGGGGAGAATATGGCCAGGATTGGCATATTGCAGGTACGAAAATGAAGAAGCAAAATGTATTTGACGATTTTATCGCTGCAGGCGAATATCTGATAGAGAACAAATACACATCTCATGATTACCTGGCCATAGCTGGCGGTTCAAATGGAGGGTTGTTGGTAGGTGCTACCATGACTCAGAGACCTGATTTGGCCAAAGTAGCTTTTCCGGCTGTTGGGGTGATGGATATGTTGAGATACCATAAATTTACTGCAGGTGCTGGCTGGGCTTTTGATTATGGTACTTCTGAAGATAGCAAGGAGATGTTTGAGTATATCTATGGTTACAGTCCGGTGCATAATGTGAAAGATAGCGTACAATATCCTGCTACCATGGTCACTACAGCAGATCATGATGATAGAGTGGTGCCGGCGCATTCGTTCAAATTTGCCGCTGAATTGCAGAAACATCAATCTGGGGATAACCCCGTTTTAATACGCATTGAAACAGATGCTGGTCACGGTGCTGGAAAACCCACTTCAAAAATTATAGAAGAGGAGGCTGATAAATATGCCTTCGCCTGGTATAGTATGGGGTTTGTGCCTGATTTTGAGAAAAAAGACCTATAA